One segment of Pseudomonas asgharzadehiana DNA contains the following:
- a CDS encoding putative RNA methyltransferase, which yields MLACPICSAPLNAVDNGVACPAGHRFDRARQGYLNLLPVQHKNSRDPGDNLAMVEARRDFLNAGHYAPVARRLAQLAAERAPQRWVDIGCGEGYYTAQIADALPQADGYALDISKEAVKRACKRNPALTWLIASMARVPLADASCQFLASVFSPLDWQEAKRLLSPGGGLMKVGPTRGHLMQLRERLYDEVREYTDDKHLALVPEGMSLAHSETLEFTLRLDEPQDRANLLAMTPHGWRASAERRSEVIEAAEPLLVTVSMRYDYFVLQ from the coding sequence ATGCTCGCTTGCCCCATTTGCAGCGCCCCGCTCAACGCGGTGGACAATGGCGTGGCGTGCCCGGCCGGGCACCGTTTCGACCGCGCGCGCCAGGGTTACCTGAACCTGTTGCCGGTGCAGCACAAGAACAGCCGCGATCCGGGCGACAACCTGGCCATGGTCGAGGCGCGCCGCGACTTCCTCAACGCCGGGCACTACGCCCCGGTGGCCAGGCGCCTGGCGCAATTGGCCGCCGAACGCGCGCCGCAGCGCTGGGTCGACATCGGCTGTGGCGAGGGTTACTACACGGCGCAAATCGCCGACGCCCTGCCCCAGGCCGACGGTTACGCGCTGGATATTTCCAAGGAAGCGGTCAAGCGCGCCTGCAAGCGCAACCCGGCGCTGACCTGGTTGATCGCCAGCATGGCCCGCGTGCCGTTGGCCGATGCCAGCTGCCAGTTCCTTGCCAGTGTGTTCAGCCCGCTGGACTGGCAGGAAGCCAAGCGCCTGCTCAGCCCTGGCGGCGGCTTGATGAAGGTCGGCCCCACCCGCGGCCATCTGATGCAATTGCGCGAGCGCCTGTACGACGAAGTGCGCGAGTACACCGACGACAAGCACCTGGCCCTAGTGCCCGAGGGTATGAGCCTGGCGCACAGCGAGACCCTGGAATTCACTCTGCGCCTGGATGAACCCCAGGACCGCGCCAACCTGCTGGCCATGACGCCCCACGGCTGGCGTGCCAGCGCCGAGCGCCGTAGCGAGGTGATCGAGGCTGCCGAGCCGCTGCTGGTCACCGTGTCGATGCGCTACGACTATTTCGTGCTTCAATAA
- the dapE gene encoding succinyl-diaminopimelate desuccinylase yields the protein MTAHADLSPTLQLAIDLIRRPSVTPIDADCQKLMMQRLGDAGFALEPMRIFEVDNFWATHGKHEGPVLCFAGHTDVVPTGPVQAWQNDPFDALIDENGMLCGRGAADMKGSLAAMLVAAERFVTDYPDHKGSVAFLITSDEEGPAHHGTKAVIERLAARKERLDWCIVGEPSSTTLVGDVVKNGRRGSLGATLTVRGVQGHVAYPHLAKNPIHLAAPALAELAAEHWDDGNRFFPPTSFQISNLNSGTGATNVIPGDLTAVFNFRFSTESTVEGLQQRVAQILDKHGLDWHVEWALSGLPFLTEPGALLDAVSASIKAITGRETQASTSGGTSDGRFIATLGTQVVELGPVNATIHQVNERILASDLDVLTEIYYQTLIKLLA from the coding sequence ATGACGGCCCATGCCGACCTTTCGCCGACCCTTCAACTTGCCATCGACCTGATCCGTCGCCCGTCGGTCACGCCGATCGACGCCGATTGCCAGAAGCTGATGATGCAGCGCCTGGGCGACGCTGGTTTTGCGCTGGAGCCGATGCGCATCTTCGAGGTGGATAACTTCTGGGCCACCCACGGCAAGCACGAAGGCCCGGTGCTGTGCTTTGCCGGCCACACCGACGTGGTACCGACCGGCCCGGTGCAGGCCTGGCAGAACGATCCGTTCGACGCGCTGATCGACGAAAACGGCATGCTCTGCGGGCGTGGCGCCGCCGACATGAAAGGCAGCCTGGCGGCCATGCTGGTGGCTGCCGAGCGTTTCGTCACCGACTACCCGGACCACAAGGGCTCGGTCGCCTTCCTGATCACCAGCGATGAAGAAGGCCCGGCGCACCACGGCACCAAAGCGGTCATCGAACGCCTGGCCGCGCGCAAAGAGCGCCTGGACTGGTGCATCGTCGGCGAACCGTCGAGCACTACCCTGGTGGGCGACGTGGTCAAGAACGGCCGCCGTGGCTCACTCGGCGCCACCCTGACCGTGCGCGGTGTACAAGGCCACGTGGCCTACCCGCACCTGGCGAAAAACCCGATCCACCTGGCCGCGCCGGCCCTGGCCGAATTGGCCGCGGAGCATTGGGACGACGGCAACAGGTTCTTCCCGCCGACCAGCTTCCAGATCTCCAACCTCAACTCCGGCACCGGGGCCACCAACGTGATTCCCGGCGACCTGACGGCGGTGTTCAACTTCCGCTTCTCCACCGAATCCACCGTCGAAGGCCTGCAACAGCGCGTCGCGCAGATCCTCGACAAGCATGGCCTGGACTGGCACGTGGAATGGGCGCTGTCGGGCCTGCCGTTTCTCACCGAACCGGGCGCGTTGCTCGATGCCGTCTCCGCCAGCATCAAGGCGATCACCGGGCGCGAGACCCAGGCGTCCACCAGCGGCGGCACCTCGGACGGGCGTTTCATCGCCACCCTCGGAACCCAAGTGGTCGAGTTGGGCCCGGTCAACGCGACGATTCATCAGGTCAACGAGCGCATTCTCGCCAGCGACCTCGATGTGCTGACCGAAATCTACTACCAGACCCTGATCAAGTTGCTCGCCTGA
- a CDS encoding glycosyltransferase, giving the protein MASRKFGLNLVVVLAIAALFTGFWALINRPVTAPNWPEQISGFSYSPFQQGQYPQKNQYPTDEQMRQDLAIMSKLTDNIRTYSVDGTLGDIPKLAEEFGLRVTLGIWISPDLERNEREIQRAIEIANTSRSVVRVVVGNEALFREEITPEALIVLLDRVRAAVKVPVTTSEQWHIWEKNPQLAKHVDLIAAHILPFWEFIPMDKAGQYVLDRAKDLKKLFPKKPLLLSEVGWPSNGRMRGGNETSPADQAIYLRTLVNKLNRQGYNYFVIEAFDQPWKVSDEGSAGAYWGVFNAARQQKFNFEGPVVAIPQWRVLAIGSVVLALLSLTLLMIDGSALRQRGRTFLTFIAFLCGSVLVWIGYDYSQQYSTWFSVTVGILLALGALGVFIVLLTEAHELAEAVWTHKRRREFLPVEGDSHYRPKVSIHVPCYNEPPEMVKQTLDALAALDYPDYEVLIIDNNTKDPAVWEPVRDYCETLGPRFKFFHVAPLAGFKGGALNYLIPHTAKDAEVIAVIDSDYCVSPNWLKHMVPHFADPKIAVVQSPQDYRDQNESTFKKLCYAEYKGFFHIGMVTRNDRDAIIQHGTMTMTRRSVLEELGWADWCICEDAELGLRVFEKGLSAAYYHDSYGKGLMPDTFIDFKKQRFRWAYGAIQIIKRHTASLLRGKDTELTRGQRYHFLAGWLPWVADGMNIFFTVGALLWSAAMIIVPTRVDPPLLIFAIPPLALFVFKVGKIIFLYRRAVGVNLKDAFCAALAGLALSHTIAKAVLYGFFTSSIPFFRTPKNADNHGFWVAISEAREEMFIMLLLWGAALGIYLVQGLPSNDMRFWVVMLLVQSLPYVAALIMAFLSSLPKPAAAVEPASAV; this is encoded by the coding sequence ATGGCATCGCGTAAATTTGGACTCAACCTGGTGGTGGTGCTGGCAATTGCCGCGCTGTTCACCGGCTTCTGGGCGCTGATCAACCGCCCGGTCACCGCTCCCAACTGGCCTGAGCAGATCTCGGGGTTTTCCTACTCGCCGTTCCAGCAAGGCCAGTACCCGCAGAAAAACCAGTACCCCACCGATGAGCAGATGCGTCAGGACCTTGCGATCATGAGCAAGCTGACGGACAACATCCGCACCTATTCGGTCGACGGCACCCTGGGGGACATCCCCAAGCTGGCGGAAGAGTTCGGCCTGCGCGTGACCCTCGGGATCTGGATCAGCCCGGACCTGGAACGCAACGAACGCGAGATCCAGCGCGCCATCGAGATCGCCAACACCTCGCGCAGCGTCGTACGAGTGGTGGTGGGTAACGAAGCGCTGTTCCGTGAAGAGATCACCCCAGAGGCACTGATCGTGCTGCTGGACCGCGTGCGCGCCGCCGTGAAAGTACCGGTGACCACCTCCGAGCAATGGCACATCTGGGAAAAAAACCCGCAACTGGCCAAGCACGTCGACCTGATCGCCGCGCACATCCTGCCGTTCTGGGAGTTCATCCCGATGGACAAGGCCGGCCAGTACGTACTTGACCGTGCCAAGGACCTGAAGAAACTGTTCCCGAAAAAGCCGTTGCTGCTGTCGGAAGTGGGCTGGCCGAGTAACGGACGCATGCGCGGTGGCAACGAAACGTCCCCCGCAGACCAGGCGATTTACCTACGCACCCTGGTGAACAAGCTTAATCGCCAGGGCTACAACTACTTCGTGATCGAGGCCTTCGATCAGCCGTGGAAAGTCAGCGACGAAGGTTCGGCAGGCGCCTATTGGGGGGTGTTCAACGCTGCGCGCCAGCAGAAATTCAACTTTGAAGGGCCTGTGGTCGCGATCCCGCAATGGCGCGTGCTGGCCATCGGCTCGGTGGTGCTCGCGCTGCTGTCCCTGACGTTGCTGATGATCGACGGCTCGGCCCTGCGCCAACGTGGCCGTACCTTCCTGACGTTTATTGCGTTCCTGTGCGGTTCGGTGCTGGTGTGGATCGGCTACGACTACAGTCAGCAATACAGCACCTGGTTCAGCGTCACCGTGGGTATCCTCCTGGCGCTCGGCGCCCTGGGCGTATTTATCGTGCTGCTCACCGAAGCCCACGAACTGGCCGAAGCGGTGTGGACCCACAAGCGTCGGCGTGAATTCCTGCCGGTTGAAGGGGATTCGCACTACCGCCCGAAAGTGTCGATCCACGTGCCGTGCTACAACGAACCGCCGGAAATGGTCAAACAGACCCTCGATGCCCTGGCCGCCCTCGATTACCCGGACTACGAAGTCCTGATCATCGACAACAACACCAAGGACCCTGCCGTTTGGGAACCGGTGCGCGACTACTGCGAAACCCTGGGCCCGCGCTTCAAGTTCTTCCACGTCGCCCCGCTGGCCGGTTTCAAGGGCGGCGCACTGAACTACCTGATCCCGCACACGGCCAAGGATGCCGAAGTGATCGCAGTGATCGACTCGGACTACTGCGTGTCGCCAAACTGGCTCAAGCACATGGTGCCGCACTTCGCCGACCCGAAAATCGCCGTGGTGCAGTCGCCGCAGGATTACCGCGACCAGAACGAAAGCACCTTCAAGAAGCTCTGCTACGCGGAATACAAAGGCTTCTTCCATATCGGCATGGTCACCCGTAACGACCGCGACGCGATCATCCAGCACGGCACCATGACCATGACCCGTCGTTCGGTGCTCGAAGAACTGGGCTGGGCCGACTGGTGCATCTGTGAAGACGCCGAATTGGGCCTGCGCGTATTCGAGAAAGGCCTGTCGGCCGCGTATTACCACGACAGCTACGGCAAAGGCCTGATGCCGGACACCTTTATCGACTTCAAGAAACAGCGTTTCCGCTGGGCCTACGGCGCGATCCAAATCATCAAGCGTCACACCGCCAGCCTCTTGCGCGGCAAGGACACCGAGCTGACCCGTGGCCAGCGCTACCACTTCCTCGCGGGCTGGTTGCCGTGGGTGGCGGATGGCATGAACATCTTCTTTACCGTCGGTGCGCTGTTGTGGTCGGCGGCGATGATCATCGTGCCGACGCGGGTCGACCCGCCGCTGCTGATTTTCGCGATCCCGCCCCTGGCGTTGTTCGTGTTCAAGGTGGGCAAGATCATCTTCCTGTACCGCCGTGCGGTAGGCGTAAACCTCAAGGACGCGTTCTGCGCGGCCCTGGCCGGCTTGGCGTTGTCCCACACCATCGCCAAGGCGGTGCTGTATGGCTTCTTCACCAGCAGTATTCCGTTCTTTCGTACACCGAAAAACGCGGATAACCACGGCTTCTGGGTGGCTATTTCCGAAGCCCGCGAAGAGATGTTCATCATGCTGCTGTTGTGGGGCGCGGCGCTGGGGATCTACCTGGTGCAGGGCCTGCCGAGCAATGACATGCGCTTCTGGGTGGTGATGCTGCTGGTGCAATCGCTGCCGTATGTGGCGGCGTTGATCATGGCGTTCCTGTCGTCGCTGCCCAAACCGGCGGCCGCAGTGGAGCCTGCAAGCGCGGTGTAA
- the tcdA gene encoding tRNA cyclic N6-threonylcarbamoyladenosine(37) synthase TcdA, with product MSTEDPRFAGVARLYGIEGLERLKAAHVAIVGVGGVGSWAAEAMARCGVGEISLFDLDDVCVSNSNRQLHALDSTVGKPKVEVMAERLRGINPDCTVHAVADFVTRDTMAEYITPNIDCVIDCIDAVNAKAALIAWCKRRKIQIITTGGAGGQIDPTLIQVCDLNRTFNDPLASKVRSTLRRDYGFSRTVTRHYSVPCVFSTEQLRYPKPDGSICLQKSFVGDGVKLDCAGGFGAVMMVTATFGMVAATKAVDKIVAGVRRPSERVKPA from the coding sequence ATGAGTACAGAAGATCCGCGGTTTGCAGGCGTCGCCCGCTTGTATGGCATTGAAGGCCTGGAGCGCTTGAAAGCGGCCCACGTGGCGATCGTCGGTGTCGGCGGCGTAGGCTCCTGGGCAGCCGAGGCCATGGCCCGTTGCGGGGTGGGTGAAATTTCGCTGTTTGACCTCGATGACGTCTGCGTGAGCAACAGCAACCGCCAGTTGCACGCGCTGGACAGCACCGTGGGCAAGCCCAAGGTCGAGGTGATGGCCGAGCGCCTGCGCGGCATCAACCCGGACTGCACGGTGCATGCGGTGGCGGATTTCGTGACCCGCGACACCATGGCCGAGTACATCACCCCAAACATCGATTGCGTGATCGACTGCATCGACGCCGTTAACGCTAAGGCCGCGCTGATTGCCTGGTGCAAGCGTCGCAAGATCCAGATCATCACCACCGGCGGCGCCGGCGGGCAAATCGACCCGACGCTGATCCAGGTGTGCGACCTGAACCGCACCTTCAACGACCCGCTGGCTTCGAAAGTGCGCTCTACGTTGCGCCGCGACTATGGTTTCTCCCGCACCGTGACCCGCCATTACAGCGTGCCGTGCGTGTTTTCCACCGAGCAACTGCGCTATCCCAAGCCGGACGGCAGTATCTGTCTGCAGAAGAGTTTTGTCGGCGACGGGGTGAAGCTGGACTGCGCCGGGGGCTTTGGCGCGGTGATGATGGTCACTGCCACCTTCGGCATGGTGGCGGCCACCAAGGCGGTGGACAAGATTGTCGCCGGGGTGCGCCGGCCTTCAGAGCGGGTCAAGCCCGCCTGA
- a CDS encoding SufE family protein — MSVPIDAVAALAAFQSVGSWEQRARLLMQWGERLPALADEEKVDANLVQGCESLVWLVGRLHDGHWQFAASSDARMIRGLVALLLARVNGLSAAELQAVDLPDWFNQLGLSRQLSPSRSNGLNAVLQRMRELSHSPH; from the coding sequence ATGAGCGTGCCAATCGACGCAGTCGCGGCGCTGGCGGCATTCCAGTCAGTCGGCAGTTGGGAACAACGTGCGCGCCTGCTGATGCAATGGGGCGAGCGTCTGCCCGCCTTGGCCGATGAAGAGAAGGTCGATGCCAACCTGGTGCAGGGCTGCGAAAGCCTGGTGTGGTTGGTAGGGCGCTTGCACGACGGCCATTGGCAGTTTGCCGCCAGCAGTGATGCGCGAATGATCCGGGGGCTGGTGGCGTTATTGCTGGCGCGGGTTAATGGGTTGTCGGCGGCTGAGTTGCAGGCGGTGGATTTGCCTGACTGGTTCAACCAACTGGGGCTTTCACGCCAACTGTCGCCGTCGCGCAGCAATGGCTTGAATGCCGTCCTGCAGCGCATGCGCGAACTCAGCCACTCGCCACACTGA
- a CDS encoding aminotransferase class V-fold PLP-dependent enzyme gives MLVPSPWRADFPAIATLQRQDQTYLDNAATTQKPQALLDAISHYYANGAANVHRAQHLPGAHATQAFEDSRSKVAQWLNAGDTGQIVFTHGATSALNLLAYGLEHLFNAGDEIVISALEHHANLLPWQQLAKRRALQLVVLPLGDDGVIDLHAAAELIGPRTRLLAVSQLSNVLGAWQPLEALLARVKAHGALSVIDGAQGIVHGRHDVQALGCDFYVFSSHKLYGPDGVGVLYGRNEALHHLRHWQFGGEMVQQADYHSASFRPAPLGFEAGTPPIASVIGLGASLDYLSSLDQQAVVAHEAALHDYLLRGLKARNGVHVLGAPQVALVSFVVEGVHNADLAHLLTEQGIAVRAGHHCAMPLFKALHLSGAIRVSLALYNDSDDLERFFDALDQALDMLR, from the coding sequence ATGCTTGTGCCCTCCCCCTGGCGCGCCGATTTCCCGGCCATCGCCACCCTGCAACGGCAAGACCAGACCTATCTGGATAACGCCGCCACCACGCAAAAACCCCAAGCCCTGCTGGATGCCATCAGCCATTACTACGCCAATGGCGCAGCCAATGTGCACCGTGCCCAGCATTTGCCTGGGGCTCATGCCACCCAGGCCTTCGAGGACAGTCGCAGCAAGGTTGCGCAGTGGCTGAATGCAGGCGACACCGGGCAAATCGTGTTTACTCACGGCGCGACCTCTGCGCTGAACCTCTTGGCTTACGGCCTTGAGCACTTATTCAATGCGGGCGATGAGATTGTGATCAGCGCCCTGGAACACCACGCCAACCTGCTGCCCTGGCAGCAACTGGCCAAACGCCGCGCGCTGCAACTGGTGGTGTTGCCACTGGGCGATGACGGCGTGATCGACCTGCATGCCGCCGCCGAGCTGATCGGCCCACGTACGCGCCTGCTGGCGGTGAGCCAGCTCTCTAACGTACTCGGCGCCTGGCAACCGCTGGAAGCCCTGCTCGCGCGCGTCAAGGCCCACGGCGCCCTGAGCGTGATCGACGGGGCCCAGGGTATCGTCCATGGCCGCCACGATGTGCAGGCGCTGGGCTGCGACTTTTATGTGTTTTCCAGCCACAAGCTCTACGGCCCCGACGGCGTCGGCGTGCTGTATGGCCGCAACGAAGCCCTGCATCATCTGCGTCACTGGCAATTCGGCGGCGAGATGGTGCAACAGGCCGACTACCACAGCGCGAGCTTTCGCCCCGCGCCGCTGGGCTTCGAAGCCGGCACGCCGCCGATCGCCAGCGTGATCGGCTTGGGCGCGAGCCTCGATTACCTGAGTTCACTGGACCAGCAGGCCGTCGTGGCCCACGAAGCCGCCCTGCACGACTACCTCTTACGCGGCTTGAAAGCGCGCAATGGCGTGCACGTGCTGGGCGCGCCGCAGGTGGCGTTGGTCAGCTTTGTGGTAGAAGGCGTGCATAACGCCGACCTTGCGCACCTGCTGACCGAACAAGGCATCGCCGTGCGTGCCGGCCATCACTGTGCAATGCCGCTGTTCAAAGCGCTGCATTTGTCAGGAGCGATCCGTGTATCCCTGGCGCTGTACAACGATTCAGACGACTTGGAGCGCTTCTTTGACGCACTGGACCAGGCGCTGGATATGTTGCGATGA
- the dapD gene encoding 2,3,4,5-tetrahydropyridine-2,6-dicarboxylate N-succinyltransferase — MSNSLFSLGFGVGTQNRQGAWLEVFYAQPLLNPSAEIVAAIAPILGYTQGNQAITFTVTQALQLADALKGVDAAQAALLSRLAESHTPLVATLLAEDTALTSTPEAYLKLHLLSHRLVKPHGLNLAGVFPQLPNVAWTSQGAIDIAELAERQLEARLRGDLLEVFSVDKFPKMTDYVVPAGVRIADAARLRLGAYVGEGTTVMHEGFVNFNAGTEGPGMIEGRVSAGVFVGKGSDLGGGCSTMGTLSGGGNIVIKVGEGCLIGANAGIGIPLGDRNTVESGLYVTAGTKVALLDEKNQLVKVVKARELAGQPDLLFRRNSETGAVECKTHKSAIELNEALHAHN, encoded by the coding sequence ATGTCCAATTCCCTGTTCAGCCTGGGCTTCGGCGTCGGCACTCAGAACCGCCAAGGTGCTTGGCTGGAAGTGTTTTACGCACAACCGTTGCTCAACCCATCGGCTGAAATCGTGGCGGCTATCGCACCGATCCTCGGTTACACCCAAGGCAACCAGGCCATCACCTTCACCGTGACCCAGGCCCTGCAACTGGCTGACGCACTTAAAGGCGTCGATGCTGCCCAAGCGGCCCTGCTGAGCCGCCTGGCCGAAAGCCACACGCCGCTGGTCGCCACTCTGCTGGCCGAAGACACCGCGCTGACCTCCACCCCTGAGGCCTACCTCAAACTGCACCTGCTGTCCCATCGCCTGGTCAAGCCTCACGGCCTGAACCTGGCCGGTGTGTTCCCACAGTTGCCGAACGTGGCCTGGACCAGCCAGGGCGCGATCGACATCGCGGAACTGGCCGAGCGCCAGCTCGAAGCGCGCCTGCGTGGCGACCTGCTGGAAGTGTTCTCGGTGGACAAATTCCCGAAAATGACCGACTACGTGGTGCCGGCCGGTGTGCGTATCGCTGATGCCGCCCGCCTGCGCCTGGGTGCCTATGTAGGCGAAGGCACCACCGTGATGCACGAAGGCTTCGTCAATTTCAACGCGGGCACCGAAGGCCCGGGCATGATCGAGGGCCGTGTGTCGGCCGGCGTGTTCGTCGGCAAGGGTTCGGACCTGGGCGGCGGTTGCTCCACCATGGGCACCCTGTCGGGCGGCGGCAACATCGTGATCAAGGTTGGCGAAGGCTGCCTGATCGGCGCCAACGCCGGTATCGGTATCCCGTTGGGCGACCGCAACACCGTGGAGTCGGGCCTGTACGTCACCGCCGGCACCAAGGTCGCACTGCTCGACGAGAAAAACCAACTGGTCAAGGTAGTCAAGGCGCGCGAACTGGCCGGCCAGCCGGACCTGCTGTTCCGCCGTAACTCCGAGACCGGTGCCGTGGAGTGCAAAACCCACAAATCGGCGATCGAACTGAACGAAGCGCTGCACGCTCACAACTAA
- a CDS encoding arsenate reductase gives MKKARTWLDEHAVSYEFHDYKTAGIDREHLTQWCNEHGWQVVLNRAGTTFRKLEDERKADLDQSKAIELMLAQPSMIKRPVLDLGDRTLIGFKPESYSAALK, from the coding sequence ATGAAAAAGGCGCGCACCTGGCTCGATGAGCACGCGGTGAGCTATGAATTCCACGACTACAAAACGGCCGGTATCGACCGCGAACACTTGACCCAATGGTGCAACGAGCACGGTTGGCAGGTGGTGTTGAACCGTGCGGGCACCACCTTTCGCAAACTCGAAGACGAACGCAAAGCCGATCTCGATCAGTCGAAAGCCATTGAATTGATGCTCGCACAACCCTCGATGATCAAGCGCCCAGTGCTCGATCTCGGTGACAGAACCCTGATTGGCTTCAAGCCAGAAAGTTATTCGGCGGCCCTCAAGTAG
- a CDS encoding Na+/H+ antiporter has translation MQTAYTVLILLMLVSVSRLVGRVIPLPLPLVQIAAGALLAWPTLGLHVALDPELFLFLFLPPLLFSDGWRMPKRELWRLRGPILTLAVGLVLFTVVGAGYFIHWLLPTIPLPVAFALAAVLSPTDAVAVSAISQNRLPKPLMHMLQGEALMNDASGLVTFKFALAAALTGVFSLADASLTFVLVAVGGLAVGVALSWLVGRLRAWMIARGWDDPATHVVFMLLLPFAAYVLAERLGASGILSAVAAGMMQSWLDLLPRQTSTRLLNRSVWALLEFAFNGLIFLLLGLQLPDIIKAVVSHESTLWPALLYRGLEVLGIFLVLVVLRFIWVQSIWRLSGLLRRLRGKSELTLVPTARSCWLLTVGGVRGAVTLAGVMSVPLLLAPGKDFPERDLLIFIAAGVILFSLVAACIALPLLLRGIEKSPDEKRHNEVREAWKKTAVAAIHALEAEEPGESETPDAAQAALAAELKARLMSEYRHQLDVFNDSAEAQALARQMDLLERKLRLKALRAQRLELYSLSRHHQIGDDVLREVLADLDMSEANLGVMK, from the coding sequence ATGCAAACCGCCTACACCGTTCTTATCCTGCTGATGCTGGTCAGCGTTTCGCGTTTGGTGGGGCGTGTCATCCCGCTGCCGCTACCCCTGGTGCAAATTGCCGCCGGCGCCTTGCTGGCCTGGCCCACGCTGGGGTTGCATGTGGCGCTGGACCCGGAGTTGTTTCTGTTTCTGTTCTTGCCGCCATTGCTGTTCTCCGACGGTTGGCGCATGCCCAAGCGCGAGTTGTGGCGCCTGCGCGGGCCGATCCTGACGTTGGCGGTGGGGCTGGTGCTGTTTACCGTGGTGGGTGCCGGTTACTTCATCCATTGGCTATTGCCTACCATCCCTTTACCGGTCGCCTTCGCCCTGGCGGCGGTTTTATCACCGACAGATGCCGTAGCGGTGTCGGCCATTTCCCAGAACCGTTTGCCCAAGCCGTTGATGCATATGCTTCAGGGCGAGGCGCTGATGAATGACGCGTCGGGCCTGGTGACGTTCAAGTTCGCCCTGGCGGCGGCGTTGACTGGGGTGTTTTCCCTTGCCGACGCCAGCCTGACCTTTGTATTGGTAGCGGTGGGCGGCCTGGCGGTTGGTGTAGCGCTGAGCTGGCTGGTCGGTCGTTTGCGAGCCTGGATGATCGCCCGTGGTTGGGATGATCCTGCGACCCATGTGGTGTTCATGTTGTTGCTGCCATTTGCCGCGTATGTATTGGCTGAGCGTCTGGGGGCCTCGGGGATTCTGTCGGCGGTGGCGGCGGGCATGATGCAAAGCTGGCTCGACCTGCTGCCACGCCAGACGAGCACGCGCCTGCTCAACCGCAGCGTGTGGGCGTTGTTGGAGTTTGCGTTCAATGGCTTGATCTTCTTGCTGCTGGGCCTGCAATTACCGGACATTATCAAGGCCGTGGTGAGCCATGAGTCGACGCTGTGGCCGGCGCTGCTCTATCGCGGCCTGGAGGTGCTGGGGATCTTCCTGGTGCTGGTGGTATTGCGTTTTATCTGGGTGCAGAGCATCTGGCGGTTGTCGGGGTTATTGCGTCGCCTGCGGGGGAAAAGCGAGCTGACATTGGTGCCCACTGCGCGATCCTGTTGGCTCTTGACGGTCGGCGGTGTGCGCGGTGCCGTGACCTTGGCGGGTGTGATGTCGGTGCCGTTGTTGCTGGCGCCGGGCAAAGACTTTCCCGAGCGCGATTTGCTGATTTTTATTGCCGCCGGCGTGATCCTGTTTTCGTTGGTCGCCGCCTGCATCGCCTTGCCATTGTTACTGCGCGGCATCGAAAAGAGCCCCGACGAGAAGCGGCATAACGAAGTGCGTGAAGCCTGGAAAAAAACCGCCGTGGCCGCGATTCATGCCCTTGAAGCTGAAGAGCCTGGCGAAAGTGAAACCCCGGACGCCGCCCAGGCCGCGCTGGCCGCCGAACTCAAGGCGCGGCTGATGTCGGAATATCGCCATCAGTTGGACGTGTTCAACGACTCGGCCGAAGCCCAGGCGCTGGCGCGTCAGATGGATTTGCTGGAGCGAAAGTTGCGACTCAAGGCCCTGCGCGCGCAACGCTTGGAGCTTTACAGCCTGAGCCGTCATCACCAGATCGGTGATGACGTATTGCGCGAAGTGTTGGCGGATCTGGATATGAGCGAGGCGAATCTGGGCGTGATGAAATAG
- a CDS encoding M12 family metallopeptidase, whose amino-acid sequence MRLTSQHSVNLPSNLSPIDHEPPASAGTSRVKRGLADNRKLWPPGVITVSLDLKDQKSTALAVDAIQEWAHNTPALQFRIVRSREGDIRICDDESLKGNWSVIGTDAGNIPLNEPTLHLERNDDSKTFRATVLHEFGHALGLLHEHQNPEHTINWNKPAVYKAYASDHFPRELVYSQILELPVGDRLEVTRYDSRSVMHYAYPGYVTHDAKGVDTQHWLSDGDKAIARRLYS is encoded by the coding sequence ATGCGTCTGACATCCCAACACTCGGTCAACCTCCCTTCCAACCTGTCGCCCATCGACCACGAACCGCCAGCTTCTGCCGGCACTTCGCGAGTGAAAAGAGGCCTGGCCGATAACCGCAAGCTCTGGCCTCCCGGCGTTATTACCGTTTCGTTGGATTTGAAAGATCAAAAAAGCACCGCCTTGGCGGTAGATGCAATCCAGGAGTGGGCCCACAACACTCCGGCCCTGCAATTTCGCATCGTCAGAAGCAGAGAGGGTGATATCCGCATTTGCGACGACGAAAGTCTGAAGGGAAACTGGTCCGTGATCGGCACCGACGCGGGCAACATCCCCCTGAACGAGCCCACGCTGCATTTGGAGCGCAACGATGACTCGAAGACATTTCGCGCAACTGTTTTGCACGAGTTCGGACATGCCCTGGGGCTGCTGCACGAACACCAGAACCCCGAGCACACGATCAACTGGAACAAACCCGCGGTCTACAAGGCTTACGCCAGTGATCATTTCCCCAGAGAACTGGTCTATAGCCAGATCCTGGAACTGCCGGTGGGTGATCGGTTGGAGGTCACACGCTATGACAGTCGATCCGTCATGCACTACGCGTACCCCGGTTACGTAACCCACGACGCCAAAGGTGTCGATACCCAACACTGGCTTTCTGACGGCGACAAAGCCATCGCGCGCAGGCTGTACAGCTGA